Sequence from the Meleagris gallopavo isolate NT-WF06-2002-E0010 breed Aviagen turkey brand Nicholas breeding stock chromosome Z, Turkey_5.1, whole genome shotgun sequence genome:
aagctgttttctcagtgGTTCCACTTCATACTGGCAAACTCTGTATCTTAACTAGTGGATCTActtatcttcattttcagattctTCACTTGGATGTAGTTGTAACAatgttaaaatgtatttttactaTCTCCATTCTGGTAGAACTTCTCACTGATGCTTTTCTGAAACTGGTAGAGTTATCAACTAAGAAGGCTCTaatgttttcttccctgttgtGTACAAGTCTTTACAAGTAAGGAATTGGCAGATTTGGATGTAACAATCACTCCTCAGTCAAACTTCAGTGAGGTAAGAAATATTTCACCTGAATTCTGAGATCAAATGGATCTTTTAAGGCTGCCTTTTAGTATAAGCACGTGAACAACTAACTAGAAAGTGTCATTTAATACATACCGACATTTTGTAtatgtttcttttccatgttgTAAATATGCAGCTATTTTAGATAGTTCAGCTATCTCCTACTGcgcaaacttttttttttgtccatgtTTCATCAAAAATGCAAGCTTTGTTGTGAGGCTGGTGAGGTGTCTGACGTCAGCAAAGAGAGCAGCAGGGGAGATGTTTGTGTGACAAAGTTGCTCCTCTAGTGGAAAACATTCCAACTGTTTTCATTGGCAATATCTTTCCCTCTACAAGCATTTTAAAGGCACTGCTCAAACTGTTCTGGCTGTGAAGAGGGgtgagtaaaaaaaaacactcaagGAACTTTGTTGTTGCATAAAGTGTTTGGCATTTGCAAGGACAGCCAGAGGTGTTCTGCAGCTCATTATCGGAGCAGTAACATACTTGCGCATGTGGTTTATGAAATATGGAAACTCAAGCTGTTCTTGATTAGTTTCCTAGCTGGTTGTCAGCTGTAGCCCTCTGTTAAACGTAGATGTGTTTTATGATATAACATAAAAGGCTTTAAGGAGCATTTTAACTTTCCTGGGAATCCAAAGCCAAGCCTCAGCTCTTTTACAATCTAAGCATGAAACTCCAGAAGGGAAGCATGCTGGGGAGAGATGTTACCTGAAGGGCTGTATAAAGCGAGATTAGGTAAGAGTGGAATGCAGAGGAAGAGCAACTTTTGGAGCTAAAGTCTTCACCCTAAAAAGGAAGTAACCGATGGCTCtagaacaaacacaaagacCTCCACAAAGGCAAGAAGGTGACTAGGCaaaggcagagagcagcaggcgCAATGTAGTCTACAGGCAGGAACTCCCTTTGTGAGAGGGAGAAGAACCTCATACATCTAAAGAGAGTAGAAGTACTCTGAAACAATCCTCAGGAGCATGTATGATTAACTGGAGTGAAAGACAGGACCTTCCACTTCATGATCTGTATGTGAAAGTCTGGTTGCTGTATGCTCTTCTATCACTCTGTATGTAAAGATAGTCAGGCAGCTGAAACAGGCAGCTCACTCTCAGACAGGTCCTCCTTGTGCCTTTACTGCCATTCTCGCTCATACAGTAAAGTGATGGCATTGCTCCTGCTGCAGTTTGTGACCTTCATGAATATTTGTCTGTTCTGGTGTAAAATAGCAAACAATAATTTCTAGTTATCAAACTGCATGCCAGTCCTATAATTGTTGTCAGCAGTGGTTGTTTGATAACACTGTCTTTGAGCTCTGAAGAGTTAATAGGGGCAGTTGCTTCTGATTTGCGTTCCTAACTTACTTCATCAACTCCTTTCCATACTCCCCCCTTAGTGTGGGAGGAGTTTACTTTTCTGGGGAGTTGTCATCTGCAGAAAGAATACATCACTCAGTCAACAAACCAGGCACCACTCTTCAGAGTCACTTGAGAGCTTCAACATACTCCACAGGAACAGAGGACGGGCCTGCCTTTCCCCAATAGTCAATGGCATGCACCCTGTAAAAGCCGGAGACTGAGCTTCCTGCAAATGAAAAGGTTAGAAATGGTCAGTGTGAAAGGCTGATACCTGTGGTGCTTGGAGGAGCAGGCAATACTGATAAAATGTAGGTCTGTGGGAAGTAGTTAATTCTGTTGTGCACACTACATAAGTGTGCCTATACCTGCCTAACTAAAAAGGCATATAAAATCCTCAGAGCCAAACGCTAGCTCTTATTTTCATTAGCATCAAGCACCTCCTCTCTTGTTATTAGGATTTGTGAGTACAGTTATAGGACTGCCCTCCCAGCAGCCCTTCCAAAAGAAGACTAGGTTATCTCcagagattttccttttttctgacTTGAATTCTGCCTATTGTTGTGTGCTTGGGACAGGTTATACGCGGACAGGATCAACAAAGGAGAACAACGATTATGCAAGCTGACTGAAAGTCCTCTGTTCAACTCCAGTAGTGGGACGGCTTTCTCCAAAGGTATGTGAgttgctgttctgcagctctgctaaCTTTCATCCTTTATCTAGCTCAAAGAAGACAGCCTTCACTAGCAAAGACTTCATCTTCACAAACAATATGTTTTTGTAATCTATTTACTTGACTTAAATCTGAGCTTTAGtacttcttcttttccttaaggaaaaaagaaagggctGGAAATAATGAGTAAGAAGAAAGTATCTAGCAAAAAGATGCGGGAATTTTTTCaggaagtcttttttttaaacGAACAAGTAAATATGGTACGTTCCCCAGATGAGCAGCACTAGACGATAATTGATTCTAATCTCAAAAATTTGCCTTAGCCATGATTTACAATTTTTTCTAACCTGGGTAGCCTTCCTGTTGCAATGATACATCATGACTCTGAACTTAATTGTGTGCCCAATGTTGATGCTAAGTCTTTCTCAGGCTAAAATGAGCTTTTGTTTCTGGCAAAAGCTTCTCTGGCTTGCAGTTTATTAGTATCACTTTCAGGCAAGACATCGGTAGACACACATGAACTCCTTTCTAATGTGAAATATCTAAAACTTAGGCATCTAGTTGTATCTGAAAAGAAAGTTCtagcagagagcaaagagatgCATCTCACTTTGGTTAGGCAGTCAGATATTAGAACAAACTGCCTGAGAGAAGGACATCTTTAGTTCTTAAAAAGTGAGAACCTCAATAGCTTGTCAAACCATAAAGGGGTGTAAGTGCAGGACTGATGACCAGGTGAAGAGCAAAGTGCAAACTTCCTCTATTGCAGCTAAGAACAATAAATGCATGCATAAATCAACTCTTCCTCAAAAGGTGGACATGAACTGAAGTACTTGGGCAGTTTAACGCCTCAAAACTCAGTGATACAAAACAAGTGTTACCAAAGCTGTTTGCTCCTATCATCCTGTGCCAAGAGGACTGTACAAACTGTTTTTGCCACACACTTAAGCTGACTCAAGGCCACTGGGATTGAGCCTAGACCTCagagttttcttgctttgagcCAACTATCAACACAATCAGCACAATGCCAAACTCTGGTCACTCTGGTCATGTGgagaaggtttttttgttgtcatttctgTATGCCTCTATATCAGCTAGGAATAGAGACAAgagagtttcttttctttccagagagCACACTAGGCCTATGTCTGGGTGACCTTGTTTTCTGTGACAAAGAATTTACTTATGGCAATGTTCTTAGTAATGTCCTCATAACtgctgagtttttttttaataaatgcttGTTTTGACAATAAGGCTTTTACAAAGTATATAGCCCTACTGAAAAAGATATACTCCTTTTGTGATGGGAATGTGTGCACTAACAAATTACATATTTTTGGTACTTATTAATTGAACTTTCAGACATTTATGAGTGGAGATATTAACATGACAGATAACACTATGTATAGTCTGACTTTACCTGGACTGTAGACATACAGAGTGAATATTGTGTCTTTGGCATTAATCCGTTTGTAGACTTTTCCATTTGGTGAGAACTCAACTTCAAATGTCTTTATACATCTGGAAAAGAGAACTAGACAAGTCAGTAAACATAACTTACAATACAATAAATTACCAAATCTCAATCACAGAGATGAAGCTGATGCATCTAGACTGGTTATGTCAGTGCTTCCTGAGGAAAACTGCATCTATCTTGGACTTCTATGATAGTTCATTTACACAGAGTTGCTATGCTAGTACACCTTGCTGGAGTAAGAAATATAAAGTTTTCTATTCCAGCCTATACCCATTATGGATGATTCCACCTAGGCACTTACTGCTAATATAGCAACTTTTATCATGGTTCTTCTTGTCTGCTATTCTTAAGGAATATCTCTTGAAAATGTCATTGGCTGCTCGTGAACAACAGGCAGGTTTTCCTGTGCAAACAGCATTTTATCTGTAAGTGCTGCATGGAAATCTGACATTTCATTCTGTCAGGGAAATGCACTGCAGTATCACTTGAGGTGCAAGCAGTCATTAATGAGTGAATCTGTAGGACTGGTGGCAACTTAACAATTCACACATTGGTTCTATGTATCTTAGAAGTCACTTACTTTGAATTTACACAGCCATCATCCCACAGCACAACAACCTGCCCCTTTGTGAGAGGGATGAAACGAACACCAGTCACCTGTTCAAAGACAAATGCCCATGTAAGAAACCTGCACAAACCAATCAGCTAGGTGAAATGTTCTGAGCTCACCCTACCTTACTGAGTTTGATTCTTTCCATTAagactgggggaaaaaaacaaaattcctggCCCTTTGGCTTTGTAGTGTAGAGATCTCCAATCTCTAGACCTTGCATAAGACTTTCAGAGGCTCTGGGCACCACTATGAACATTTTAATCATTTGGGATTGAATGAGCAGAAGCAGTTATCTAATCTGAGACAtcattatttcagtttatttttagcCATAAATTATTAACTGGGGAGCTGTTGTCAAGCCTGGTAGCACAgcatataattttaaaaaagaaactgcattaCTACATTATATTTTCCCACCATTTGTTAAACTTGCATTTATCTCAGTGTTGGCTCCTATCACTTCAGTGGAAATGCTTTATCATGAATTACGTGTTGGATAGCCTGTTTATCAAAGGAGAGAATAACTGTTCATTTACTACACAGTGCTTCTAATATATAATGGGCCCAAATGCTTGTCTAGCTGTCCTTAATGAGATTTTAAGAAGGAAGCAGTTCCTAATTTGGTGTGTGATGACAGAATACAACACATACTTGATCAGGAACCGAACTGGGTCTTGAACAGATGTGGATCAAAAAGACTGATGGAATAGGGAAGTCTTGCTTCAGTGTCAAGGTGCCATTTTCAGAAAAAGGTAGGGGACCTGTTACCAGTGGGTCCTGTAGAGCCAAAAACATGCCCTGTGAATAATCTTTCATTAATGTTATAGAACGTAATATCTAACTGTTACATCCAAGTAAAGTGACcacatatttattttggaatCATAGATTTCTAGTAGAGTCTGAGTATTTTATGTGCTGAGTCTGAGTATGTGCACTCCCCACCCTTCCATCTCTCTGCTATCGATCCCCAGTGTACAGTGAAAGTGATTGCTAGCTGTAACAATCACACAGCTTGCTCACTGAGGATTAGGTATCACAAGATGGCCAAGAGGATCTAAaacctttctgctttcttgctgAAGGCAGACCTTATGACTCCTATAGGATTGCAAAGACTTCGGCAGTATAGTGACTAGGAAGAGAAGATACAGTACTGTATACCAAGGTCAGAAGGCAATTACTGTCTCTGAGCACAGAGATGGTAATGGTGGTCCCCTTACTTTAACCCAAAGGGCTGAACAATAAGAGAAAAGCTAAAATGACAGTCTACTTATATATCTGCATATACAGTAAGCAATCTGGGCATGGCTTTTCTTATGAAGAGGTGACATCTAAAGACGTTCCTCGGTCACCTATGGGGTGAAATCAAAATtagtgaggaggaggagaaattaCAGGCTTTCCCAAGAGTCTCTAAGAGGTGCAAGGATGAGTTCCAAGAGTCTTCTGGATTTACACTTCAGGAAGCTGTTTTTTGTTACTGAGGGCTTATCTTTTCAGCTGTCTCCTGAGGCAGTGTGGCCCTTCTGTAACGCATGCAGGGCCACGCAACTTACACCAGCGAAGAAGCTGGTGATAAATTTAGACCCTTGtataaaatgaatgcaaaactATCAGTTATCTGTGAGTTACGTTTCTCTGCTTGACTGCAAGTCACTTGAATAGGAGATGGAAATTTTGACTACCTTAGCTGGTGGCTTGCCTCTTTAGCTGTAATTAATCAACTTACAAGCACGTACGTCATACAATACTTCAAGCAAAGAGATGGTCATACCTCAGCATCCCTTATTTGCTGGAACTGTTCTGGGGAAGGAAAATCAGGGCTTCCTAGTTTTTTCCACTTCAGATAGGgattggttttgttgttgtccAGGTAATACATCACATACATTGGCTCTTCAGAACACAAATAAAAGACAGTAAACACTTCAATTGGATTTAAATATCAACATGAATTAATTTAACATAAGGTGTTGAAGTCTACTTTCTCAAAAGTGATTTCAGCACTTTGGAGTTGCTTCCACTGCAAAGTTGTAAAAATAGGGCTAGCATTCTTATGAGGCTCTGTAATGTATATCTGCCAAATTCTATACCCAGAATTGAAacccacttctttttttttgcagaagtcCTACATGCATTTGTTGGACAACTGCATCATTTGTGTAATCACGTAGTCATGTTGAGTGCTCCTAGTAAGATAATTTGTTACCTGAAATCACCCAGCTAATGAACTAAGATGAAGAGCTTTCTGAAAAGCTagcttttttcctgcctttattAAAGGCAGGAGCAAAACGTAAAGAACTTTTCCTAGAAGAGCACGGTTGTATCTCAGAATATGTGGGAGTGCCCAAAAGACAAGTAAGAGAACTAGCAGATGAAACTCACTCTCACCAGGAAAAGCAACtaagcagaaatgtttcagaACATGTTCTGTCCTCACAATCAATTCTGAGAATTGCCTACATGATATGTATTTACCTCTAAGTTTGGGGAAGTGGGTGGCGTTCACTGTGATGGTGCTGACATTGGATGAAGTCCTGTTATCGTCACTTGAATATATCAGCAGAGTAGCTTGCCAACTGTCTGAGGGCTGAAGCTCACTTGGAGTGTGCACAGATGCCAGGACACCAAAGatgctgttttcagtgctttcaccTTCACTGCTGTTTACTTCCgcaaaaatctgcttttctcctttgaaaaaTATGATAACCCTGTACTCAATCCTACTTCTGATGCTAGAAGGGTAAAAACATAGGGATCTATAGCTTGAGCTATGTTCTAGCAGTTTACGTGGTGTAGTTTCAGTATGGTTTTTACTACTGAAAAGCATGCAGACACTACAACAAGTCCTACACTTAGCAATTCAGGTAACAATATCTAAGCATGCAACCATGAATTAGGATTTCCCCTTAGTAGGCAGTATGAGTCTTACAGCTGGGAGTACTTCTTAAAGTCATTCGCAGCCTGAAATGATGGCACATAAGGGAAGTTACAAGTCCACTAAAAAGAAGTTTGGCTTGCAGAATTTATAAACAAAGCAGTAGATTAAATCAAAGAGATGACAAGCTGTCAAGAAGATCTCCTGATCTCTAAGAAAATaagagtttgttttatttaaaaatcacagtTGAGTAGGAAAAATCTAGCTGAGATAGCTGAAATAATCTCTCTCATGTATGAAACATCTACGTAGATGAGGTTTCTAACATGTTTCCTAATCAGTGATTACTGTACCTAGCAATGCCAGCAAGCCCATGACAGTCAGCACTGGTTTCCGCACCATCTGGACGTGAGGTGGCTTTGTATTATTCATCTGAAAACGTGCTGTCAGAGTCCGCTGTGTGAAGTAATGTGGGTAGTAGCTCATGAAGGCATTGTCATTACTCAACAGTTTATAGTTAATGGTGTTGTTGGCTTTGGAAATTAGTAAGTTTTGATGCTGGATGATTACCTGCAAAACATTagagaagatggaaaatatCCAACAAGCACAATGATgtcttcatttgctttatttttaaatttcacagCATACTGGGAAGACATGTTACTGTCATTTAGAA
This genomic interval carries:
- the IDUA gene encoding alpha-L-iduronidase codes for the protein MSVLGFELMGNPSGYFLNFEDKEQVVRWRNLVTLLASRYIDRYGLEHVAKWNFETWNEPDHHDFDNVSMTVKGFLNYYDACSEGLRAASSLLKFGGPGDSFHPFPKSPICWSLLCHCYNGTNFFTGETGVRLDYISLHKKGGGHSLYILQQEVEAVEQIQKLFPNFTSIPIYNDEADPMVGWSTPQLWRADVTYAAMVVKVIIQHQNLLISKANNTINYKLLSNDNAFMSYYPHYFTQRTLTARFQMNNTKPPHVQMVRKPVLTVMGLLALLGEKQIFAEVNSSEGESTENSIFGVLASVHTPSELQPSDSWQATLLIYSSDDNRTSSNVSTITVNATHFPKLREPMYVMYYLDNNKTNPYLKWKKLGSPDFPSPEQFQQIRDAEDPLVTGPLPFSENGTLTLKQDFPIPSVFLIHICSRPSSVPDQVTGVRFIPLTKGQVVVLWDDGCVNSKCIKTFEVEFSPNGKVYKRINAKDTIFTLYVYSPGSSVSGFYRVHAIDYWGKAGPSSVPVEYVEALK